Proteins encoded together in one Pleurocapsa sp. PCC 7319 window:
- a CDS encoding putative baseplate assembly protein, which yields MTLPLPQLDNQTFEELVAEARKLIPRYAPEWTDYNIHDPGITFIELFAWLTELQRYYLDRVRDENYLKFLKLLGIKLQDARPASTDVTFYFVERQMLTPVIVPQRTKLVTQEEMVFETDTSISLVSTQIDQIIRSSATGLKENLDSDRTKGLCFSAFGEDAEVGSSLSLGLEPIYLFDWDKVASCEENADTERLKQYLDRYLDINWVKNLGNRNIYKIDEGKTILIIYGDQELTLDLDRSHQQVKITGSGIRESIYFFASEEEDKLFIYAQPFSINQKIPLTFNLFENYPVPKGKHREEPVDFVPSVVLRWEYYSTAGYWRSLEIERDETQMLYQSGRVWFRVPLDLKVRNIFPFAEQLYWLRVTVERSEYELPPKINSIALNTISASGVNTLAEIITHSSNGDRRQTFPSSYLVLKGDNILQVKMSYEDWRAKLGHELDETEIQELIKIEYWQDWYDYELDKTENSEFIPITFREDIPPREKDNVRVVSVAESDNFQRSFHSNGLPYQTFSLKQFPIVTTTFKIQVKEKIDNEYYWRDWIRVNDFDASGSQDNHYILEAQKGEICFGDGVNGKIPPPDNQDNIRVISCQLVRGERGNIEANAINTIYNPVSGLLGKEFITINNDRAATGGTSHESLATAKRRMRQELKTSDRAITEQDLEQLAINTPGLRVARAKAIVSSKDEPSSLIKVAIVPYSETPIPTEPSEGFLKAIRQHLNKHRLITTQIEVIKPHFVEISVKAVVRIYPEHNPEQTRQKIEHCLTQQFLNPLTGGDEGKGWSFGRTVYRSEVYQAIANSTEAVDCVENLKLIVVNPSQKIKVDRAGNIPLVTHSLVYSTKHQIEIEV from the coding sequence ATGACCCTCCCACTCCCCCAACTAGATAACCAAACATTTGAAGAATTAGTAGCAGAGGCGCGGAAATTAATTCCCCGTTATGCTCCTGAATGGACGGATTACAATATCCACGATCCTGGTATTACCTTCATCGAATTGTTTGCTTGGCTGACCGAACTCCAGCGTTACTATCTCGATCGCGTTAGAGATGAAAATTACCTCAAATTCCTGAAACTTTTGGGTATAAAACTCCAAGATGCTCGTCCAGCTAGCACTGATGTCACTTTTTACTTTGTTGAGCGGCAGATGTTGACACCAGTTATAGTTCCCCAGAGAACAAAGCTCGTTACTCAAGAAGAGATGGTTTTTGAGACAGACACTTCTATTTCACTCGTTTCCACCCAAATAGATCAGATTATTCGTTCTTCTGCCACAGGACTTAAAGAAAACCTTGATAGCGATCGCACGAAAGGACTGTGTTTCTCTGCTTTCGGTGAAGATGCCGAGGTGGGTAGTTCTTTATCTTTGGGGTTGGAGCCTATTTATCTTTTTGACTGGGATAAAGTAGCAAGCTGTGAAGAAAACGCAGATACCGAGCGACTGAAACAATATTTAGATCGGTATTTAGATATTAATTGGGTTAAAAATCTAGGCAATCGCAATATTTATAAAATTGATGAAGGTAAAACTATTTTAATTATCTATGGCGATCAGGAGTTAACTTTAGATTTAGATCGATCACATCAACAAGTTAAAATTACTGGTTCGGGCATAAGGGAATCTATTTATTTCTTTGCCAGCGAAGAAGAAGACAAGCTATTTATCTACGCTCAACCATTTTCCATTAATCAAAAAATTCCTTTAACTTTTAACCTGTTTGAAAATTATCCAGTACCTAAAGGCAAACATCGAGAAGAACCTGTTGATTTTGTCCCCTCGGTTGTTTTGCGGTGGGAATATTACAGTACGGCTGGGTATTGGCGATCGCTAGAAATAGAGCGAGATGAAACCCAGATGCTGTATCAAAGCGGACGGGTTTGGTTTCGTGTTCCTCTCGATCTGAAAGTGAGAAACATCTTCCCTTTTGCCGAACAATTATACTGGCTGCGAGTTACAGTAGAACGCTCTGAATACGAACTACCGCCCAAAATCAATTCGATTGCGCTAAATACGATTTCTGCATCTGGGGTCAATACTCTAGCAGAAATCATAACCCATTCTAGTAATGGCGATCGCAGACAAACATTTCCCTCTTCTTATTTAGTTTTAAAAGGCGACAATATTCTGCAAGTAAAAATGTCCTATGAAGACTGGAGAGCTAAATTAGGTCATGAGTTAGACGAAACGGAAATACAAGAACTTATAAAAATCGAATATTGGCAAGATTGGTACGACTATGAGTTAGATAAGACAGAAAATTCAGAATTTATCCCTATTACCTTCAGAGAAGACATTCCCCCTAGAGAAAAAGATAACGTTCGAGTAGTTTCTGTTGCCGAATCAGACAATTTTCAGAGATCGTTCCACAGTAATGGCTTACCCTATCAAACTTTCTCCCTCAAACAATTTCCCATTGTTACTACAACATTCAAAATTCAAGTTAAAGAGAAAATAGATAACGAATACTACTGGCGAGATTGGATTCGGGTTAATGATTTTGATGCTTCCGGGTCGCAAGATAACCATTACATTTTAGAAGCTCAAAAGGGTGAAATTTGTTTTGGCGATGGAGTTAATGGCAAAATTCCCCCCCCAGACAACCAAGACAACATTCGCGTTATTTCTTGTCAGCTTGTTCGAGGAGAAAGAGGAAATATAGAAGCCAATGCGATCAACACAATTTACAATCCCGTATCTGGCTTATTAGGTAAAGAATTCATCACCATTAACAACGATCGCGCAGCTACTGGAGGAACTAGCCATGAATCCCTAGCCACAGCCAAACGACGTATGAGACAAGAACTAAAGACAAGCGATCGCGCCATTACGGAACAAGATCTAGAGCAATTAGCTATAAATACCCCTGGGCTGCGCGTTGCCAGAGCCAAAGCTATTGTATCCTCCAAAGATGAACCAAGTTCCTTGATTAAAGTTGCGATCGTCCCTTACAGCGAAACTCCAATACCAACCGAGCCAAGTGAAGGATTTTTAAAAGCTATTCGGCAACATCTCAATAAACACAGATTAATTACTACTCAAATTGAAGTCATTAAGCCTCATTTCGTTGAGATAAGTGTTAAAGCGGTAGTGCGTATTTATCCCGAACATAACCCCGAACAAACTCGCCAAAAAATAGAACATTGCCTCACTCAGCAATTTTTAAATCCCCTAACTGGAGGAGATGAAGGCAAAGGCTGGAGTTTTGGGCGTACTGTTTATCGTTCA